The proteins below come from a single Tachypleus tridentatus isolate NWPU-2018 chromosome 13, ASM421037v1, whole genome shotgun sequence genomic window:
- the LOC143238287 gene encoding protein big brother-like, protein MNMLPFETSDMCDQLSNCVWKMPRVVADQKARFQSDDLLRKLHQESEVKYTEFRDMKTEDRQLRFIEGCRKGHTEVAFLATGINLPLVFNPCSKGYGEGCDFEKEKGKVHIVSRFIMNGVCVRWRGWLDLHQLDGIGCLEYDEEQAEVEQAVLKEQLQLYNRRLKEFEENQRVYQRRQDHQVGCQEKHHQPQNKRTEFNPISMSVSHI, encoded by the exons ATGAACATGCTTCCCTTCGAAACCTCAGACATGTGCGATCAGCTGTCGAACTGCGTTTGGAAGATGCCACGTGTTGTGGCCGACCAGAAGGCGAGGTTTCAATCGGATGATCTGCTCCGAAAATTGCATCAAGAAAGTGAG GTCAAATACACTGAGTTCAGGGATATGAAGACAGAAGACCGACAGCTAAGATTTATAGAAGGATGCAGAAAAGGCCACACGGAAGTG GCTTTTTTGGCGACAGGAATCAATTTACCCCTGGTGTTCAACCCGTGCAGTAAAGGCTACGGTGAAGGTTGCGACTTTGAAAAGGAAAAgggaaag GTCCACATCGTGTCAAGGTTCATTATGAATGGTGTATGTGTTCGATGGAGAGGATGGCTCGACCTTCACCAGCTGGATGGAATCGGATGTCTGGAATACGACGAAGAGCAAGCTGAG GTCGAGCAAGCTGTGCTCAAAGAACAATTACAACTGTACAACAGGCGACTGAAGGAGTTCGAAGAAAACCAACGGGTTTACCAACGGCGTCAAGACCATCAGGTCGGATGTCAAGAGAAACACCATCAG